The genomic window CGGGCGTAGGTCCAATGGCGAAAGGCATTCGCTCTTGATGTGTCCGCAATTTCGGCAGCCGCTTCGACGGTATGTCCGGTCAGGTGAAGCATCGCAATGGCGGCTGCCTGAGGATCCTGTGTCGCCAGCTTCTGCAGGCTGTCGTCAAGATCGGCTAAGAATTGTTGGCTTTCCCGCACGTCAGCGAAGTCATGACAAACCACCCGGTGCATTTGCCCGCCCCGCTTGATCGCTGTTTTGGCACGGGCATGATCGATCAGCACACGCCGCATGGCGGTTGCGGCTGCGGCAAAAAAATGGCCCCGCGAACTCCATTCGTTTTGGGTTGAGTTCGACTCCAGCCGCATCCAAGCTTCGTGAAGCAGGGCGGTTGGCTGCAGCGTATGATTCGCCCGTTCGTGTCTCAGCAGCCGTTCGGCGCAAAACCGCAACTCAGAGTACATCAACTCGACGAGCTGTTCGCCTCGTTCGTGGGGCGTGCCGTCCGTGCGGTCGTCTAACATGATCGTTCGACGGTGTTAGTGCAGGGTTGGTGATTCTAGCAATCGCGAAGCACCATCCTGCGAATATATCACGGACTACCCTGTTGGTGGGGGTTGAGTGTTGGGGGCGGGGAGAAAACTCCAATTTTCTAAAACGCGGGGACCGTTACGCTCCGTATCGGCGGTGTCGCCAGACCTAGGGCTAACGCCCTAGGCTTTATGCTGCCGCCACTACGCGGCTGAGAATGGCTCGCCTGAAACATGCAACTTATTCGTTTCACGGACC from Roseimaritima ulvae includes these protein-coding regions:
- a CDS encoding ECF-type sigma factor: MLDDRTDGTPHERGEQLVELMYSELRFCAERLLRHERANHTLQPTALLHEAWMRLESNSTQNEWSSRGHFFAAAATAMRRVLIDHARAKTAIKRGGQMHRVVCHDFADVRESQQFLADLDDSLQKLATQDPQAAAIAMLHLTGHTVEAAAEIADTSRANAFRHWTYARAFLRAEFVSGSL